The nucleotide window aaacatatttatcacATCCACACGCATAAACAAACcgctatatataaattatcgacGCTTACATGCTTATAACAACCACAACCATAAAtctaaacaaaagacttaagacacaaacTTGAACTACAATTTTCAACTTATTTATTACAACAGCCCTACACACTACCGCCTATCAACCAATctacatttaaatacataaaatatgtcTAACCAACAACAATACGAAATCAAAACTTAAGAATGAATACGGCATGCAATAGCTTAATTAAGTTTGGGAACATTTTTAATGCGCGCTGCCTGCTCAAGcacaaactaaaactaaaaatatgcaaataccaacaataagaacaacagcaacaccttCTACTAACAACATTGTAGGGGCTAAAACAAGAGCAATTAGTTAATATTTACGGACGTTTATGCTCTTTTTCACACATTCTTAATTGTAGCAGGCAGCGAGCGTAGACTGAATGAAGATCAAACAACGATCAGAGACAGCAATGCTCACCTTCATTATTATCGTGTTGAGTGAGCGTGAGCTGCTCTCTGCTGACGGAAGAGTGTGAGCGCCGTGTGTGTAAACAGTGGCGCACGTTGCATGCCCCGCACGAACTccatgaacacacacacatgcgctcgTGTGTCAACGTTcggcaaatatttgtaattgtcCCCAGTGAGGTGAGGACCAAGGCGCATAAGGTCCTAACTATGACGAGTGTAACGCATATTGTGGCACTTCAGGTGGTTCGCAGCCGCTCAGGTGGTCTCTGCTGGTGTTTGTGAGTCACAAATTTTTCATGTGACTGAGCTGAGTGTGCACGCTCAGTGCGGTGAGCGCGTCGGTTGGTTAGATGACTGTCTCAGCGTTTGCAGTGTGCTGTGGCGCCCAGCCTGCTTTAATGTGGTGTTGTGAGCGTTTTCCAGTCAGTCTGCTGTTGAATTTCGTTGCGTGCGGTGCGCTACACGGTTACCATATTTTGTGCGGtgctttttaaaataatatattgcattaataaaaatgccaaaaaactaAGCGAATTGCGTTTATTGCAACTTCTATATAATATCATTGAagttttacgaaaaaatattgcacaataaagTTCGTGTTATATTACAAACAATCCGTTTGTGCCGCTATGAGTGTTTGCTGGCCGATGTTATCTTAAGTACTTTgtgcaaaaacgaaaaaagaaaaatatatcgcAGTCAcgaaaattattgttgttgcacacaaaAACTGTTCGCGCAAATGTATAGTTGTCGGCGCCGTTcaccatatttgttttttaacacCGTTTAGTGAATGTAGACAAtgaaaaccaaaatttattGAACACATATTTATGCTATTTCAATTTTGATTGTCACACAAAAATTGTCATTGCTTGTGGCGCTTAAAAACGGTGTTGCATATGAAAGGAATGTGTTAGCGCCAAACGAAAGTGTCGGCAAAAACACTAAAAAGGATTTATCGACAATAAAATTGATGTTTGGGAAGAACTATTTGCGCTAGCGAATTTATTCTGCAAATTCAGTGCGCTCACCGACGGCAAAAGTGGAATATCTGATTGGAAaagtaaacataaaaaacaCTTATGAGCGcatttataaaatcaaaaaatgtagCTTCGTAAACTACAATCGAAAAAGTGTAATTTACAgaagaaagtaataaaaaaggttttaccagaaaaaaaaaattatgaaagcttATATTGAAAATGCGAAAGAATTGACCCAGAACCTCTCACATACTGTTTAATACAATCtaaaaaccacaacaataacCTTAAGCTCGAATAAAAACTAAATGCTAGtgattttaataacaaaaaaagaaactgAAAAAATCTCCACAGCAAAAAATTacgtaaaaacattaaaaaaaaataaaaaatttgcgaGTGAAAAGTTTAAAACAAAAGGACCTCAAATACAATGGCGGCAGCCACAAAGTGAACACAAAAAACGTTAAGCGTGcgaacttttatataaaaagcatTGGAGCTTTCACGATTTGAAGATTTCATAAGTTGAAACCTTCAACATTTGCAGTTTTAATCAGTTGAAGCTTTCATCATTCGAAGCTTTCAAGCACctacttaattttaaaataaacaaaaaaaaacatgcagGACAATTACAAAATCGACACACAAATGCATGCAAAATCGAATAAACGAACTTGTCCGAACGATAGCGCATGCCATAACAACAAATCGCATTTATACCCCACACCGCCAACGAAAGCTCCTGTCGACATTAATACAGCACAAAATTCAATCAATACAATCACCGCAACGCTCGGTGATTTAAACGAAATGCCACACTACCGTTATGGCGGTAGTGATTCATTAGCGTCCACCTTATCATTGCTACCGCTTGGACGACGTCGTTGGTTTCAACGACAAACTTGCTTACTTTGCATTTTGGCGGCCTTCATCTGCGGTCTATTCCTCGGCATATTCGTGCCAATGGTGGATTTGAGTAATGTCTTCTCGAATTTAGCAACGGATCCAGCGCATCGTACCCTGCTGCCTGCCGTTGTAGCTAACGAACGCGTACCGATTGGATTAACTGCTTTAGATTGGGAACCGCTGCCTTATGATAAAGTCAAGTTGGGGACAACTTTGAATCGTAAAACATCGTCGAGTGCGCTCACAGGCAGCCGCAAGGAAGTGGCGCAACACAGCCCCTTTACTGTTGCCTTCATTAGCGAACATGAAGAGCGGATTGGTGCGGAGGAAATTTTGAGCGATGGCACACATAATACTGACGACAGACGCGATGCGCGTGTACAACGCACGGTGGTTGAACCAATAGCGCGTTTGGCAGAGAAACGTACTGGAAAAATGCTGCACAATTTCGGCGATCCAACATGGTCGCAACCAAATCCTCAAAACACCAACACTTTAACTCAGAATATAATACAAAGACCGAACGCCCAGAAGGGACAACAGTCGGCAACACCAAATGCACCGGGCATCATAAAGTCCAACATCTACTGGGGTGAGCTGGTAGAGCGCGCTCTACCACAAGGTTTCAGCGCACAAGATACACGTGACTGGAATGCCTATGTGACGTCCGAGACCGCCGTGCAACGCCTCGAAGCGGGTTGCGGTCGTATGCAAAATCGGCTGCTAATCTTTCGTGATGGCACACGCGCCTGTGCGCGCTACCGTCAAAACACCGATCAAATACAAGGAGAACTCTTCTCATTCTACTTGGGACGCTTATTGAATATGACAAATCTTGCACCCAGCGCCATACTCACTGTGAATGTAGAGTCTGAGAAGTGGTCCAATGTGGTGCATGACATAACGCAGGCGCAATGGAAACAGCAGAGACCAGTGGTGCTAACGCGTTGGCTGCCCAACCTCGAGCCAGCCGGTATACCACAACCTTTTCAACCGATCGACCGTCATCTAAACAAACAAGATGTATGGAATATAACTTTAGCGCTGACGACAACAGATGGTATGGGCGGTTCTGCTAGTGCTGACGAATCCGATAATATGTTCCATCGAGATTCTCACTCTCTGGATTCCTCCATAAATATATCAATTACGCCCAACTCGCTGGCACTAGAGCGCCTGGTGGAGCTCGCTCAATGGTCGGACCTGATAGTGTTCGACTAT belongs to Zeugodacus cucurbitae isolate PBARC_wt_2022May chromosome 6, idZeuCucr1.2, whole genome shotgun sequence and includes:
- the LOC105212592 gene encoding extracellular serine/threonine protein kinase four-jointed, whose product is MQDNYKIDTQMHAKSNKRTCPNDSACHNNKSHLYPTPPTKAPVDINTAQNSINTITATLGDLNEMPHYRYGGSDSLASTLSLLPLGRRRWFQRQTCLLCILAAFICGLFLGIFVPMVDLSNVFSNLATDPAHRTLLPAVVANERVPIGLTALDWEPLPYDKVKLGTTLNRKTSSSALTGSRKEVAQHSPFTVAFISEHEERIGAEEILSDGTHNTDDRRDARVQRTVVEPIARLAEKRTGKMLHNFGDPTWSQPNPQNTNTLTQNIIQRPNAQKGQQSATPNAPGIIKSNIYWGELVERALPQGFSAQDTRDWNAYVTSETAVQRLEAGCGRMQNRLLIFRDGTRACARYRQNTDQIQGELFSFYLGRLLNMTNLAPSAILTVNVESEKWSNVVHDITQAQWKQQRPVVLTRWLPNLEPAGIPQPFQPIDRHLNKQDVWNITLALTTTDGMGGSASADESDNMFHRDSHSLDSSINISITPNSLALERLVELAQWSDLIVFDYLIANLDRVVNNLYNFQWNAEIMAAPAHNLARQSNSQLLIFLDNESGLLHGYRLLKKYEAYHGLLLNNLCVFREPTIRALRQLREAGAGRKLREIFEQTASAEVRDVLPTLPDKSVKTLNDRIDRVLGQVDKCKQMISNS